ATCTCCACCCAATACAGTAGCTTGGATGGAGTTTTCTTGACTGTTTTAGATAAATTTTACCCCGTTCTGGCATTATCCGTTCTCTAACAAAAGTATCACCAGGCTTAAAGCCAAATTCTATAAGATCATAGTCCCAGACTATTCTCCAATTAATTAGTCTTTCCCTTTTTAAAGTAATAGGGAAACCAAGGTAGACCTCATCAAAATATTTAGATTGGTGTACAGATTGTAAAAGAAAGGTGTTCTCATTCCAAGTATCTTCCTTAATATTATAGACCTTTAGATACTCTATACCAGCCATATCCCAAAAATAATTGTATGCTTCCTCGAGCTCTTCTACTGTAATAGCCTCCTGTGAATCCCTGGATAAAAGCCGGTGAATTCCCTCAAAGTCCCCTTCCTGCCAGGCCTTTATATATTTTTCTACAGTATCTTCAGCATCAGGAAATATAAAAGAATATGTAGTGCTTGTCAGGGTTATAAACAACAATATAGAAATGATAATTATTAATAATTTCTTCTTCACTTTGTACCTCCTATCGTTAGTCTATTTATATTAATATTATATTACATAATTTTAGATATAGCAATTTTTATCCTAAGACGTCCGAATGTATTACAACTAGCAAAATAATAAGGCCTATAGCAAGTATTCTGCACTTGCTATAGGCCTAAAATCTTTTTATTAAAATTTATCCAAGAAAAAAGCTTCACACTTTTAATTTTAATTTTCTACTGCTACAGCTATTTCTTCAATTGGCTTCTCATTAACAAAATTCACTTCTCGTATATTGTCACGATTAGGCTTATATGTATCTACTAAGCTAACCATCGACTGGATAATACCCTGGCTATCTCCTAGACGAATCTTTTCTTCAAGTTCTTTACATATTTGCTTCAATCTAGTCGTATCTATCTCATTCAATTTCGTAATAAATATTCTTTCATGTTCAGTAGCTATATTATCTTCCGTATCATGTAGAAGTTCTTCATAAAGCTTCTCTCCTGGCCTTAAACCTGTAATTTCTATATCAATATCTTCACCTAATTTCAAACCAGAGAGTTTAATTAAATCCTTAGCCAAATCAATGATCTTAACAGCTTGCCCCATATCAAGGACAAAAACCTCTCCACCATCACCAATTGAACCTGCCTGAATCACAAGTTGAACTGCTTCAGGTATCGTCATAAAATATCTAGTAACATCTTCATGAGTCACAGTAATAGGACCTCCCTGAGCAATCTGCTTTTTAAAAAGCGGGATAACACTACCCTGGCTACCCAGAACATTACCAAAACGAACAGCCATAAACTTTGTCCTGCTTTCTTTATTAATTGTCTGAACAAACATCTCAGCAACCCTTTTACTAGCACCCATAACATTTGTAGGATTAACAGCCTTATCTGTAGAAATTAAAACAAATCTATCTACAGCAAAACTATCAGCAATTTCAATTAAATTTCTACTACCAAAAATATTATTCTTAACTGCTTCCTCAGGATTATGTTCCATAAGAGGTACATGCTTATGAGCTGCAGCATGAAAAACAACCTCTGGCTTATATTTTCGAAAAAGATTTCGTAGTTTGTCCTTATCCCTGATACTAGCAATAACAGGCTCAAAAGATATATGCTTAAACTTTTCTCTCAACTCTAGATCAAGAAAATACAAATTGTTCTCATAAATATCTAACATTACCACCCGTCTTGGATTAAATCTGCTTATTTGACGACAAAGCTCTGAACCAATAGATCCACCAGCACCGGTAACCAAAACAGTCTTATTCTCAACATGAGTCGCAATTGACTTATTATTCAATTTTACCTGGTCCCTACCTAGCAAATCCTCAACTTTAACCTCTCTTATTTGACTTAAATTAACATCTCCATTAATAATCTCAAACATACCAGGAACAATATTAACCTTAACATTATCCTGATTACAAAACTCATATATCTCCTTAATCTCATCTCCACTAGCTGAAGGAATAGCGATAACTATCTCATCAACTCCATAACTCTTTATCACTTCTGGTATGTTATCTCTATTACCTAGCACTTTTACACCATGTATCTCTAGATTAATTTTTTGTGGATCATCATCTATTAGACCAATGATATCTTTCTTTAACTCAGGATGTTTATTCATCTCACGTATAATAATCTCACCAGCATCACCAGCACCAATCACCAAAACTCTAGTCCGGGCACCTAAAATCTTTTGGTGACTAAGATGATCTTTTAATAAACGCAATCCAAATCTAGATCCACCAAGTAAAAAAACATCCAATAAAAAATTAACTAGCAAAATACTTCGATTAAAACTGCGCATAGCAAAAAAGACATACAAAATCAATAATAAATTAATCAAAACAGAAACTTTAACTATAGATTTTAATTCTCCTATACTGGCATACTTCCAAATCTTCTTATACAAATTTGAAAAAAACAAAACTATAAAAGATGATACACTAATAACTATAAAAAATCTATAATCAAAATGATTATACCACTCACCATCAAAACGTATAAAAAAACTTAAAACTAAAGCCAGATTTAGCAAAATCACATCTACAATTATTAACCTTTTCTTCTTATAGATTCTACTCATAAATTCTAACATTAAAATCCCCCTCTCCCCTACTCTCTGCTAATATGTAGCAAATACATTATTATACCGCAGTAAATACCTCTATCCACTATATTAATAATTCTTTTAGAGCTGTAAACATTGCTACATAATTCTTGTACAGCCTCAAACACTGCCACTTCTTTTCTATAGCAAATCATAATTTCAGCAAGAACTTCTACTAAGAATAACTTCTAAAAATAGATAGTTAATACGCACTTATATATTATTCTATAAAAAACGTTAATCTCCTCCATAAAAAAAATTACAATTAATAACTATTTTTTCAAAAAGAAAAGAAGAATTAAAGAGGATTCTTTAAGGCGAAAAAGAAATATATATTACAGAAACAAGAAAATTCTAAAATTTAGAATAGGAGTTGATAATATGTGTAAAATGAAAATTTATATAAGTTTATTCATATTAATAATACTTATATTATTAAGTTCATGTAGCAATAATAGTATTTTAGAAAATTTTTCAGAAATTTATAAGGAAGGATTCCCTCCTTCTCCTGTCAATCTAAGAGCAAAACAAAATGGATTTGCAATTGAACTTAGCTGGAACATTGATAGTAAAGATGATAATATAAAATACCATGTTTTTAGAAGCTCAAATGAAAGGGGAACTAGAACTCGCATAACAGACTTAGCCCTTTCTGAAAACAATTATATAGATTATGATGTAAAAGCTGATACAAGCTATTGGTATTGGGTTAAAGCTTATAATAACGATGGCCTAGGAAGTAATTTTAGTGAAGGCATTAGTATTCTATTTAAAGAAGAAGCTTATAGTTTTTCTAAAAGTCTAGAAAATGGTAGTGGAGATGTCACAATCAAGGATTTTGGACCTGATGACTTTGCCTTAGTCCTTATCTATTCTACTAATGATGAAGCACACAGAGAATGGAATGTAGAAAGATTAAGTACAGAAACAAGTGGAGAAATTCTAGAATATCCAAATATAGAAAGTCATAGTCTCGATAAAATGATGGAAACACAAACTCTTTTTAATGATAGAAGAAATATACTCTCTAAATCACAACATAAATATCTATTAGAAAAAGAGGCTGAATTATATCAAAATCATGATACAATAAACCAGTCTACTTCACTATTAACAGCAAGCAAAAAAGATCCCTCTTTAGGTGACATAGATACTTTCAAAGTTTATAACGGATGGTTTGGCTACAATGACATAAGCGCCCAGTTAAAAGGCATT
This portion of the Halanaerobiaceae bacterium ANBcell28 genome encodes:
- a CDS encoding NTF2-like N-terminal transpeptidase domain-containing protein, which translates into the protein MKKKLLIIIISILLFITLTSTTYSFIFPDAEDTVEKYIKAWQEGDFEGIHRLLSRDSQEAITVEELEEAYNYFWDMAGIEYLKVYNIKEDTWNENTFLLQSVHQSKYFDEVYLGFPITLKRERLINWRIVWDYDLIEFGFKPGDTFVRERIMPERGKIYLKQSRKLHPSYCIGWR
- a CDS encoding nucleoside-diphosphate sugar epimerase/dehydratase, with product MLEFMSRIYKKKRLIIVDVILLNLALVLSFFIRFDGEWYNHFDYRFFIVISVSSFIVLFFSNLYKKIWKYASIGELKSIVKVSVLINLLLILYVFFAMRSFNRSILLVNFLLDVFLLGGSRFGLRLLKDHLSHQKILGARTRVLVIGAGDAGEIIIREMNKHPELKKDIIGLIDDDPQKINLEIHGVKVLGNRDNIPEVIKSYGVDEIVIAIPSASGDEIKEIYEFCNQDNVKVNIVPGMFEIINGDVNLSQIREVKVEDLLGRDQVKLNNKSIATHVENKTVLVTGAGGSIGSELCRQISRFNPRRVVMLDIYENNLYFLDLELREKFKHISFEPVIASIRDKDKLRNLFRKYKPEVVFHAAAHKHVPLMEHNPEEAVKNNIFGSRNLIEIADSFAVDRFVLISTDKAVNPTNVMGASKRVAEMFVQTINKESRTKFMAVRFGNVLGSQGSVIPLFKKQIAQGGPITVTHEDVTRYFMTIPEAVQLVIQAGSIGDGGEVFVLDMGQAVKIIDLAKDLIKLSGLKLGEDIDIEITGLRPGEKLYEELLHDTEDNIATEHERIFITKLNEIDTTRLKQICKELEEKIRLGDSQGIIQSMVSLVDTYKPNRDNIREVNFVNEKPIEEIAVAVEN